In a genomic window of Lycium ferocissimum isolate CSIRO_LF1 chromosome 9, AGI_CSIRO_Lferr_CH_V1, whole genome shotgun sequence:
- the LOC132030789 gene encoding uncharacterized protein LOC132030789 isoform X1, protein MALEAYTSQNTDNKIHTDVLSQARISCYKARDAFYSCLEKESSKKLTEIATVGLLYPVECKKSREEYVKQCRPTWVKHFDRQYCAKKRVQRLLD, encoded by the exons ATGGCGTTAGAAGCTTACACATCACAAAATACTgataataaaatccatacagATGTTCTTTCACAAGCTCGTATATCTTGTTACAAG GCAAGAGATGCATTTTATTCATGCCTGGAGAAAGAATCGAGTAAGAAGCTTACAGAAATCGCGACAGTTGGGCTTTTATACCCTGTTGAATGCAAGAAATCCAGAGAGGAATATGTGAAGCAATGTCGACCCACTTGG GTTAAGCATTTTGATAGGCAATACTGTGCTAAGAAGAGGGTTCAGAGACTTTTGGATTAG
- the LOC132030789 gene encoding uncharacterized protein LOC132030789 isoform X2 → MALEAYTSQNTDNKIHTDVLSQARISCYKARDAFYSCLEKESSKKLTEIATVGLLYPVECKKSREEYVKQCRPTWVKHFDRQYCAKKRVQRLLD, encoded by the exons ATGGCGTTGGAAGCTTACACATCACAAAATACTGATAA taaaatccatacagATGTTCTTTCACAAGCTCGTATATCTTGTTACAAG GCAAGAGATGCATTTTATTCATGCCTGGAGAAAGAATCGAGTAAGAAGCTTACAGAAATCGCGACAGTTGGGCTTTTATACCCTGTTGAATGCAAGAAATCCAGAGAGGAATATGTGAAGCAATGTCGACCCACTTGG GTTAAGCATTTTGATAGGCAATACTGTGCTAAGAAGAGGGTTCAGAGACTTTTGGATTAG